One window of Nymphaea colorata isolate Beijing-Zhang1983 chromosome 1, ASM883128v2, whole genome shotgun sequence genomic DNA carries:
- the LOC116245824 gene encoding protein QUIRKY, producing the protein MATRKLVVEIIDAQQLLPKDGTGTSSPYVVADFDGQRKKTRTVHRDLNPKWNEVLEFHVSRPKNMAGEVLEIDVYHDKHLGPTRRNNFLGRLRLDSGQFVRKGEEALIYYPLERKSLLNWVQGEIGLKIYYVDEPIPAPVEEQPPPPPPAEEQQPPPPASAEEQSAAPPPPPLQAEAPPPPEPPLPESASENPPGPQSPPETNPAPENPPPPPPPETATQQPTANASADPPPEPIPGENAPTNYGRESNTSAIPMQYGPHLRQRIFTPATPDVYPREIATSYTDGGQRERSSFDLVDKMEYLFVRVVKARCLGDPQPAAPFVKIEVSGRTARCGPARKMATCEWEETFAFGREIAASASTLEVSVWDSPESSNSEGSAPEVFLGGVCFDLLEIPTRVPPDSPLAPQWYRLEGGESPTGVSGDVMLAVWFGTQADESFPEAWYSDTAVGASCRSKVYISPKLWYLRTTVIEAQDLPHGTGICVRAQLGFQILKTRKSTTRNGSLSWNEDLVLVAAEPFEEQLALTVESFAGKDSSVLGQVLVPLTGIERRVDNRLVASRWLDVGESGQAGTYQGRLHVRLCFDGGYHVMDEWTHLSSDFRPTAKQLWRPAVGKLELGILGGRNLLPMKTKNGKGSTDAYCVAKYGEKWVRTRTMTDSLNPVWNEQYTWQVYDPCTTLTVSVFDNWQIYADVAEPEKRVKPECRIGKVRIRVSALESGKVYKNSYPLMLLLPPGLKRMGELDLAVRFSRISELEVLHAYVQPLLPPMHYTRPMGITQQEALRNVAARIVAQRLARAEPPLRREAVLYMLEADAHAWSIRRTRANWYRIVNVLSPAVDVLRWTDDVRRWRNPATSMLVHFLAVLLVCFPELIVPTLFCYVFFLGTWNYKYKPRSPPQIDAKLSLADVAEGDDLDEEFDPIPSVRPPEVVRARYDRLRLLAARVQTVLGDLAAQGERVQALVCWRDPRATGIFLGMCFLAAAVLYLVPLKVVAIAFVFYCLRHPMFRDPMPAPVLSFLRRLPSLSERVV; encoded by the coding sequence ATGGCTACCAGAAAGCTCGTCGTCGAGATCATAGACGCGCAGCAGCTCCTTCCCAAAGACGGCACCGGCACGTCCAGCCCCTACGTCGTCGCCGATTTCGATGGCCAGCGCAAGAAGACGCGGACGGTTCACAGAGACTTGAACCCCAAGTGGAACGAGGTGCTCGAGTTCCATGTGTCCCGTCCGAAGAACATGGCCGGAGAAGTCCTAGAGATCGACGTTTACCACGACAAGCACCTCGGACCGACGCGGCGCAACAATTTCCTCGGCCGTCTCCGCCTGGACTCCGGCCAGTTTGTGAGGAAAGGGGAGGAAGCTCTTATCTATTACCCCTTGGAGAGGAAGAGCCTCCTGAATTGGGTGCAGGGCGAAATCGGATTGAAGATTTATTACGTCGACGAGCCGATCCCGGCACCGGTCGAAGaacaaccaccaccaccaccaccggcGGAGGAGCAGCAACCACCTCCACCAGCATCGGCTGAAGAGCAATCagcagcaccaccaccaccaccactacaAGCTGAAGCGCCGCCTCCGCCTGAACCACCATTGCCAGAATCGGCATCGGAAAACCCTCCCGGACCGCAATCACCACCTGAAACCAATCCGGCGCCAGAAAACcctccgccgccgccgccgccggaGACCGCCACCCAACAACCAACAGCAAATGCGTCGGCGGACCCACCGCCAGAACCAATACCTGGGGAAAATGCTCCAACAAACTACGGAAGGGAAAGCAACACGTCCGCTATACCCATGCAGTATGGTCCCCATCTCAGGCAGAGGATCTTCACGCCGGCGACGCCGGACGTCTATCCCCGGGAGATCGCGACGTCATATACGGATGGGGGTCAACGGGAACGTTCCTCGTTCGACCTCGTGGACAAGATGGAGTACCTCTTCGTCCGAGTCGTCAAGGCGCGGTGTCTCGGCGATCCACAGCCCGCAGCTCCCTTCGTGAAAATAGAAGTCTCGGGCCGAACCGCCCGCTGTGGACCGGCTCGGAAAATGGCGACCTGCGAGTGGGAAGAGACATTCGCCTTCGGCCGGGAGATCGCCGCCTCAGCTTCCACCCTGGAAGTCTCCGTCTGGGACTCACCGGAATCCAGCAACAGTGAGGGATCGGCACCGGAAGTCTTCCTCGGTGGGGTTTGTTTTGACCTACTGGAGATCCCGACTCGCGTGCCGCCCGACAGCCCGTTGGCTCCACAATGGTATCGACTCGAGGGAGGTGAGTCGCCGACCGGGGTCTCAGGAGACGTGATGCTCGCCGTCTGGTTCGGGACGCAGGCAGACGAGTCGTTCCCGGAGGCATGGTATTCGGACACAGCCGTCGGCGCTAGCTGCCGGTCGAAGGTCTACATCTCACCGAAGCTCTGGTACCTTCGCACCACCGTCATCGAGGCACAGGACCTACCTCACGGCACCGGAATCTGCGTCCGAGCGCAGCTTGGGTTCCAAATCCTGAAGACTCGAAAATCAACCACCCGGAACGGCTCGCTCTCCTGGAACGAGGATCTCGTCTTAGTCGCGGCCGAGCCGTTCGAGGAGCAGCTCGCCCTCACGGTGGAAAGCTTCGCCGGCAAGGACTCGTCGGTGCTCGGCCAGGTCTTAGTGCCGCTAACCGGGATCGAGCGACGGGTCGACAATCGGTTGGTGGCATCTCGGTGGCTCGACGTGGGCGAGTCGGGCCAGGCAGGGACGTACCAGGGTCGACTCCACGTCCGTCTCTGCTTCGACGGAGGCTACCACGTGATGGACGAGTGGACCCACCTGAGCAGCGACTTCCGGCCCACGGCGAAGCAGCTCTGGCGTCCGGCCGTCGGAAAATTGGAACTCGGCATTCTCGGCGGCCGGAACCTTCTCCCCATGAAGACCAAAAACGGAAAGGGGTCCACCGATGCCTACTGCGTAGCTAAGTATGGCGAAAAATGGGTTCGGACCCGAACCATGACCGACAGTTTAAATCCGGTCTGGAATGAGCAATACACGTGGCAGGTGTACGACCCATGCACGACCCTTACCGTATCAGTGTTCGACAACTGGCAGATCTATGCTGACGTGGCCGAGCCAGAGAAGCGGGTCAAGCCAGAATGTCGGATCGGGAAAGTCCGGATCCGAGTATCGGCTTTGGAGAGTGGGAAGGTGTACAAAAACTCTTACCCTCTGATGCTTCTACTGCCACCTGGCTTGAAGCGAATGGGTGAGCTTGATCTTGCAGTTCGCTTCTCCCGCATCTCGGAGCTCGAGGTTTTGCACGCTTATGTGCAACCGCTTCTCCCGCCGATGCATTACACCCGTCCGATGGGCATCACGCAGCAGGAGGCGCTCCGCAACGTGGCGGCGCGGATCGTCGCGCAGAGGCTGGCGCGGGCGGAGCCGCCGCTGAGGCGGGAGGCGGTGCTCTACATGCTGGAGGCGGACGCGCACGCTTGGAGTATCCGGCGCACGCGGGCGAACTGGTACCGGATTGTGAACGTGCTGTCTCCGGCGGTGGACGTCCTGAGGTGGACGGACGACGTCCGCCGGTGGAGGAACCCGGCGACCTCGATGCTCGTGCATTTCCTCGCGGTGCTGCTCGTCTGTTTCCCGGAGCTCATCGTCCCCACGCTCTTCTGTTACGTATTCTTCCTGGGAACGTGGAACTACAAGTACAAGCCGCGATCCCCTCCCCAGATCGACGCCAAGCTCTCGCTGGCGGACGTGGCCGAGGGCGACGACCTCGACGAGGAGTTCGACCCGATACCGTCGGTCCGGCCGCCGGAGGTAGTCCGCGCACGGTACGATCGGCTGCGGCTGCTAGCGGCGCGAGTGCAGACGGTGTTGGGGGACCTGGCGGCGCAAGGGGAGCGGGTGCAGGCGCTGGTGTGCTGGCGGGACCCGCGAGCGACGGGAATATTCTTGGGGATGTGCTTCTTGGCTGCGGCGGTGCTGTACCTGGTGCCGCTGAAGGTGGTGGCGATCGCCTTCGTCTTCTACTGTCTCCGGCACCCGATGTTTCGGGACCCCATGCCGGCTCCCGTGCTCAGCTTCCTTCGCCGGCTTCCTTCCCTTTCCGAGCGAGTCGTCTGA
- the LOC116246118 gene encoding uncharacterized protein LOC116246118, producing MASNPSTSHLDCQNECREIHEKKSQLGHLARILARRTQLERQQLCSTYTAMYGQDLVEHLQRAQAAGQRNEICTLLSLWMLSPHERDVVLAKQSLEIGDNQYIALVEIYVGRKPRQMLLMKQTYLARFKRHLDYDIASSEPKSPYQKILAALDAAHKSHDMDVSLHVAQWDAKRLYEAVEGRAEATDEAVVIEILSKRCLPQLKLMLSCYKHIYGHDLTKTLKKKTQGEFEDSFLMTVKCMYTPAKYYAKMLYKSIKGLTTDKNILPRALMNVIETDRKEVEKAFQTKYGMKIHEAIQGSMPDGDYKEFLLALATPSIR from the exons ATGGCTTCCAATCCCTCTACCTCCCATCTCGACTGCCAGAACGAATGCAGAGAGATCCATGAGAAGAAGAGTCAACTTGGTCACCTTGCCAGAATCTTGGCCCGCCGAACTCAGCTGGAGCGGCAACAGCTCTGCAGCACCTACACTGCCATGTATGGGCAAGACTTGGTTGAGCATCTCCAAAGAGCCCAAGCAGCTGGGCAGCGAAATGAG ATTTGCACTCTGTTGTCTCTGTGGATGCTTAGCCCACATGAACGTGACGTTGTTCTTGCAAAACAGTCACTTGAAATTGGCGACAACCAATACATAGCACTGGTTGAAATTTATGTGGGCCGAAAGCCAAGGCAGATGCTCCTTATGAAGCAAACTTACCTTGCGAGGTTTAAGAGACACCTAGACTATGACATAGCATCATCTGAGCCCAAAAGCCCTTACCAGAAA ATACTAGCAGCGCTTGATGCCGCACATAAGTCACATGATATGGATGTCAGTCTACACGTCGCGCAGTGGGATGCAAAGAGGCTGTATGAAGCAGTGGAAGGGAGAGCGGAAGCAACAGATGAAGCAGTTGTTATTGAGATCCTTAGCAAGCGGTGCCTACCACAACTCAAGTTGATGTTATCTTGCTACAAGCATATATACGGACATGATCTTACAAAG ACGCTAAAGAAAAAGACACAAGGGGAATTTGAAGATTCATTCCTAATGACTGTCAAATGCATGTATACTCCAGCCAAATATTATGCCAAG ATGTTGTATAAAAGCATCAAGGGCTTGACTACAGACAAAAACATACTGCCACGTGCTTTGATGAATGTAATTGAGACTGACAGGAAGGAGGTAGAAAAAGCATTTCAGACCAAGTATGGAATGAAAATCCATGAAGCAATTCAAGGAAGCATGCCAGATGGAGATTACAAAGAGTTTCTTCTTGCTCTAGCTACCCCTTCAATTAGGTAA